Below is a genomic region from Ammonifex degensii KC4.
TGCCCGTAACGAACTGGTAATTGCCTACACTTCCAAGAGCAAGTACGCCAGTGAGATCAACTCTTCCAACTGGTACCAGATCTTGCTCCGTCCCGGAGTCAACTACGGCCGTTCGGACGAGAATGCCGACCCCTGCGGCTACCGCACGCTCATGTGCTGGCAGTTGGCGGCGAAATATTATCGTGACCCTGGCCTCTACGAAAAGCTGAACCGGGGCTGTCCGCTGCGGAATATCCGGCCGAAAGCGGTGGAGCTCCTGGCCATGCTGGAGTCGGGAGCCCTGGACTATGCCTTCGAGTATAAGTCGGTAGCCGAGCAACACAAGCTACGCTACGTGACGCTTCCCCCCCAGATAAACCTAGGGGACATCAAGTACGCCGACTTTTATAAGCAGGCTACAGTGCAGGTTAAGGGCAGCGAGCCGGGCAAAACGGTCACCTACAAGGGAACCCCGATTGTCTACGGGGTGACCCTGCTCAAAGACGCCCCCAACAAGGAAGCGGCAGTGGCCTTTCTCAAGTACATGCTTGCCAAAGACGGGGGCTTAAGGATTCTGCAGGAAATGGGGCAGCCGGTTCTGGACCCTCCTCTCTATCTGGGAACCCTGCCTCCGGAGCTGGCAGGGGTAGCCCAGCCGGCGCAAATGAACAAATAACCGGGGGGCAGGGCGGTTTTGCGAGGTAAAGACCAAATTTACTGGATATCACTAGCGGGTGGCGGCCTAGTTTTGTTCTTTCTCCTTTATCCTCTACTGCACGCTTTCTGGGTCACCAACCCCTCGATCCTGATCCAGACCTGCCGCGACCGGGAGGTAATCGCCTCCCTGATAACCAGCTTCAAGACTGCTGCCGCCGCCACCGCCATAGCTACTGTGACGGGGGTTCCCTTCGCCTACCTCTTAGCCCGCCGGGAGTTCAAGGGTAAGAAACTCGTAGAGGGGCTCATTGACCTGCCGGTAGTGATTCCCCACACCGTAGCGGGCATAGTTCTGCTCATGGCCACCAGCCCCTACACTTGGCTAGGTAGCCTTTTGAAGCGGGCAGGGCTTGACTTTGTGGGAACCTACACGGGGATCACTATCGCCATGCTCTTTGTCAGTTTTCCTTTCCTGATCAATGCTGCTCGTGACGCTTTCGCCGGGGTGCCGGTACGCCTGGAGTTTGTAGCCCGGACTCTAGGCGCCGGCCCTTTGGCCGTCTTCTTCACTGTTACCCTGCCGCTGGCCTGGCGGGGCATTCTTACCGGCATGATCCTCACCTGGGCCCGAGCTGTGAGTGAGTTCGGTGCAGTCATAATCCTGGCCTACCACCCCCGCACCGCCCCGGTCCTCATCTACGAGCGCTTCGAGACCTACGGCCTGGCCTATGCCCAACCCATAGCCATCCTTCTTCTACTAGTTTCCCTCTCTGTCTTCGTGCTTGCGCGACTGGTAGCAGGAGGTAAGAGTTCCCGTGCTGGAAGTCAGCAACCTGGAAGTTAGGCTTTCTTCTTTCACCCTCCGAGAAATAAGCTTCACGGTGGGCAAAGGAGAATTCTTCCTCATCCTCGGGCCTTCGGGAGCAGGAAAAACCGTGCTTCTGGAAACCTTGGCCGGGATATATTACCCCCGGCAGGGCAAGATCCTGCTGGAAGAAAAGGATATAACTTTTGTTCCGCCGGAGAAGCGACCAATCAGCATCGTCTACCAAGACTATGCCCTCTTTCCTCATCTAACCGTAGAGGAAAACATCCGCTACGCTTTGCACTTCCGCCAGCAGAAGGCAGGCCTTTCCTGGCGAAAGTTAGTAGATTTCCTGGGAATAGGGCACCTTTTGCCCCGCTATCCCGATACTTTGAGCGGCGGGGAGAAGCAGCGGGTGGCACTGGCCCGCGCCCTGGCCGCTTCCCCTCGCTTGCTCCTTCTGGATGAACCCCTTTCTGCCCTCGATCCCAGCCTCCGGGGGGAGGTGGGGAGGGAACTCAAGCGTCTGAACCGGGAGCTCGGCCTCACGGTGATCATGGTGACGCACGATTTCTCCGAGGTATTCTCTTACGGCGAGCGGGTGGCGGTACTCTTCGGTGGAAGGCTGGCGCAGCTGGGAACCCCTGGGGAGGTCTTTAGGAGGCCAGCATCGCTGGAAGTGGCCAAGTTCGTGGGGATGGAGAATCTAATCCCTCTTGAGCGGGAGGAGGGGTCCTGGTTCTTGCTGGGCCGTCACGTAAACCCTGCTCAAAACTACCCCGAAGGAAAACTTTTTGCCGGCGTGCGCCCGGAAGACGTGCGGGTAAGCCGGCTTCCCCTCTCGCTTCCCTATTCTTGGGAGGGTGAGGTAGAAAGCCTGGTTAATACGGGCGGGATATTCAAGGTAGAGGTCAAGGTGGGCGCTACCAGGCTCACGGCCTACCTTACTGGGCACCAGATAATGGAGGAGGGGCTTCGGGTAGGGGAAAGGGTCTACGTAGGCTTTGCGGCCGAGTACCTCTGCCTGCTTAAGGCTTGACGTAGGCGTAGCCTTCTTTACCTTGGCCCACAGGCACGGCCTACAAATCTCCTTTCACGAGGGAAAAAACACAAAAGGCAAGGGGTCAAAGCTCAAGAACCCTTGCCGTTGCTCGCTTTTTATGGTGGGCCACCCAGGACTCGAACCTGGAACCAGACGATTAAGAGTCGCCTGCTCTGCCTATTGAGCTAGTGGCCCGCCTTTTTAGTGGTGGAGGGGGCTGGATTCGAACCAGCGAAGGCGTAAAGCCAGCAGATTTACAGTCTGCCCCCTTTGGCCACTCGGGTACCCCTCCGCGTTTTCCGCTACCTCTGGTCGGGATGGGGGGACTTGAACCCCCGTCCTCGTGCTCCCAAGGCACGCGCGCTAACCAAACTGCGCTACATCCCGGCGCCGGGAGATCCACGCAATTCTTATTATAGCCGGGTATAGTTTCCCCGTCAACTACCACTCGGCTCCGGGAATCGTGTCAACCTACTGTAGGAGTCTCGATCCCCACCGTCCCTGAGCCAGGACGAACTACCAGAGAAGATCGATGTTCCGGCTCAAAGCTTTGAGGGCTCTGGTTAATGACGTTGCCGGACCCCGTAATGCGGGAAGATTATCGAACACCTCACCCGATACTTTCCTTAGCCTTTGCCTCTCTTCCTCAATGGCTGCCTTATCGATCTCTAAAGCCTTTAAGCCCTCCCTCCATCGGGCTACATATTGCTCCCGCAAGGAAACACCATTCGCCTTCGCCACCCGCAACCGGGTCATCCGGTCTACCCCACAAGCACTCCAGGCCATCGGCCGCGACGACAACCGCGCCGAGTACAGGTGGCTTACGTGCGCCTCCGCGCTCACCCCTAACTGCGCCTCCGGGTAAAGCCGGTATGCCGTTATCCCCTCCCAGTTCTGATTTATGTAGCGCCGACAATCACGCACCGCCTTCCTCCGGCCAGGTGTCTCCGCCTGCCTCGTCGCCCCCTTCAGTACCTTCTCTACCCCCACCCGATCACCACGCCTCAAGGCTGCCCAAATCTCTCCATATGCCTCTTTGTCCTTTCCTAAAGCGGCCACAAGGTATTTATCCAGGTGGAAAAGGTCCAGAACAAATACGCTCTTCGGTAAAAACTCCAGACCCCTCTTTATCCACCTGTCCCCGTCTCCACAAAGATAGATCCGCTCAATATCATGTAGCTCATAATGCTCCTCAATGTAAGTTAGAACGTCCAGCCACAGTTCATCCGTGTCCGGATAAAGTCCTCCTAGGTAGTAAGGCCGCTTAAGCTTATACCGCCCTTTCCCCACCTCTTCTTTCCCTTCGTGTATGTAAACAAGACGAGGTAGGTGGCTCTTCTTGTCCTGGCCAGCTACGTGGTCTTCGTCCGCTTCTACGTAAAGGATCTTCACCCGGCGCTTCTCTTTGGGTGGTTCGGGCAGTTCTGCAGGGGTGAAGTTGTGAACTACCTTTTTCACAGCCTCACCACTCAGCACAACCTCCGGGTTGCCTTTTCCTGCCCTTTCCCCACTTTTCCGGTAAGAAAGCTCTACTGCTTCTTCTAAAACTTGTGCCTTGACCAGAGGGTCAACCCGCGTATGCGGCCCGTAACCTACCAAACGGTCTATTAAGTATGCCCGCTCCCCAGTCTCTTTGTGCCGGTAATAGGTCCGCTTGTAGCTGACCAGACCGAAAAGGGTGAGCACTTCCTTGGGATCATTCCTCCGCTCTACTTGCCAGCCAGGCCGCTTTTCCCGGTGCTCCCGTAAATAAGCGTCTTTTGCCTCCAAAACTTCCCTCAGGATCTCTTTTCCTAAGCTTTTAAGCTCCTGCCAGAGCTTCTCCTCGAAGCTTAAAAGGTCGATCCCTTCCTCCAGAACCTTTAACGTTAGCTCCGCTACCCTCTGGAACTTCTCCCAAATCTGCTTTATAATCTGCATAGAGACCTCACCCTCCTGAGTGGTTGGATTGTCAACTGCTCGTCCCTTCGAAGGACGGTGAGGTCTCTCTTCGTTTTTTCCTCCTCAGCTCCTGCAAAACTCCTACAGTAACTTTACACTAACCGGCTCCGGGTTTTGCGCTATCTGCTGGAGCTCAGTTCCTTCCCGGCGTTGCTCGCTTCCCGAAGAGCTGGTTAATTCCGCTCATCAAGAGGTGCAGCAGCTGTGCCTCTCCAACGCTAAAGCCCGGGGGTTCTGGGGTAACCACCACGATCTCTCCCGGGCTCTCGCCACCGCCAAAAGGCGGCGCTTGTACCGCCCGGGCCTCGGCACAAGGCTTACCTCCCTTCTTTAAGCCGACCCCTTCTGTCCCTCGCGGGGCTGTCCGGCAGGGCCGGACACTCGGGGGTTGGGGATACGGCCTGACGCCGCTTGCAGGACAGGCTGTCTTTACCCGGCCACTGCCTTAGCTTATAGTGCCCGCGTCGAGCTCGAAATCGTTCTGCCTGAAATTGGCGTTTTGCGAGATGATCATACCATAAATGCTATTTTACAGCTTGTTTACAAGCGAGGGGCGGTTCTTTAGTCCGAAAGTAAATGCCAGGGATGTAGAATAAGGTTGGTGGCCGAAAGGAGGGAATAGTGGTGACCAGGGAAGGAGCAGCTACCGTGCTGGTGGTGGAAGACGATCGCAATATTGCTGAACTAGTGAGCCTTTACCTTGAGAAGCATGGTTTCAAAGTGCTTAAGGCGGCGAGCGGTGCGGAGGCGCTGGAGATTCTGAAAAACGAAACCGTTGATCTGGTCGTTCTCGATCTCATGTTACCCGGGATCGACGGCTGGGAAGTCTGCCGTCAGATCCGTTCGAACTCCCAGCTGCCGGTAATAATGCTCACTGCTAAAGGGGAGCTCCAGGACAAGCTGCAGGGCTTTGAGTTGGGGGCGGACGATTACGTGGTCAAGCCTTTCGACCCCCAGGAGCTAATAGCCCGGGTGAAGGCGGTGCTGCGCCGGGCCGGAGAAACCAAGCCCAGGCGGGTGGACCTTCCCGACCTCACGATTGATCTGGAAAGCTACGTGGTGGAAGTGGCGGGCAGGAAGGTGGAGCTTACCAAGAGGGAGACCGAGCTTCTTTACTTCCTGGCTTCTCACCCCGGTCGGGTTTTTACACGGGAGTTTCTGCTCCAGCGGGTCTGGGGCTTTGAGTTTCCCGGTAACACCCGGACCGTGGACGTGCACGTGAACCGCTTGCGCGAAAAGCTTGATGGCTTGCCCAAGTCCTGGCACATTAAGACGGTCTGGGGCGTGGGGTACAAGCTGGTGGTAGGGGAAGATGCGCCGCATATTCGTTAAGGTGCTGGTGTTCGGACTGGGCATCGCCTTGATTAACACCTTGGTTTTAAGCTTGGTCCTTTCTTCCCTTTTTACCCGGTATTTTTACCGCAATTACAGTTCTTTGCTCCTGGAGGCTTTGAAAGAAGGCAAGGGGTTCGCCGAGAAATACGAGCGCGGGGAGATCAAAAGACCGGCCTTCGAGCGGGCACTGGTTCTCATCGACCGGCTGGAAGGAGTTCACTTCTGTTTTTTCGATGCCCAGGGAAGGACCCTTTTCGCCACCGCGCCCCAACTGGATGTCGTTCCTACTCAGGACATGCTGGCCAAGCTCAACAAAGAGCTTGGTTCGCGGGAGTTTTGCTCCACCTTCTTCACCGACCCCCGCGACCCGTCCTTGGACATCATGATGGGAGCTACGCGGGTGAGCGACAAGGTATTACTGGCCTTCTTCCCGGTGGCCGATGTCCGGGAACCGGTGCGCGAAAGCATAATGCTGGTCTGGCTGGCCGCTGCCGGCGCCTTCTTAATCTCTATTGTCCCGGCCTACCTAATCTCCCGGCACTTCACGCGCCCACTGGAGGAGATGGGGCAGCTGGCTTTGCGCATGGGCAAAGGGGATTTTTCCGTCCGCTTCCATACCGCCCGCCAGGACGAGATAGGGCAGTTGGCCCGTACGCTGGACGCCATGGCGGCCCAGCTTGAGGCCATAGATCGGGAGAGACAGGAGTTTTTAGCCTATGTATCGCACGAGTTGAGAACCCCTCTTACCTCCATCCGCGGCTTCGTCCAGGGTATGCTCGACGGTACCATTCCACCGGAGAAGCAGCAGTCTTATCTGGCCAGGGTCTTCAGCGAGACCGAGCGTTTACGCCGCCTAGTGGACGATCTGCTCATGCTGGTGCGTTTGCGCAGCGGGCAGTTTACCTTTAACTGGCAGGGTACGGATCTTCGCCGGGTGCTGACCACCGTGGAGGAGGTAATGTCTCCCTTGGCGCTGGAGAAAGGGGTGCAGCTGGAGTTCCGGACTCAGGGAGAGTTACCGGTTTACGCAGATGAAGGAAGGTTAGTGCAGGTCTTTATGAACTTGGTAGATAATGCCATTAAGTTTTCTCCGCCGGGCGGAAGGGTATTGGTGGAAGCTGAAAAGACCGACGGGCTTTTGCGGGTACAGGTTACAGATGAAGGACCGGGTATTCCGCCGGAGGAGTTGCCCCGGATCTTCGATAGTTTTTACTCCGGTACGGCCCGCTCGCGCTCGGAGCTCGGCACGGGCTTGGGCCTGGCCATAAGCAGGCTCATAGTGGAGAAGCATGGAGGGCACATAAGTGTCCGAAATCGGCCGGAAGGTGGGTGTACGTTCACCGTGCTTCTGCCGGCAGGCGGAAGAGGGGGTGAACCATAGTGGCACGAGTGCTGTTTCTGACTGCTGAATACGGTGCGGGGCATCTGCGGGCGGCCGAAGCTTTGCAGAAGGCCTTAAGGCAGATAAGGCCTTCGTGGCAGAGCATGGTACTCAACTTTGTTCGGGAGGTCAATCCCTGGTTTGATCGCTTTTCCCAGCGTTTTTACCTGGCCTTCATCCGCAAGGTTCCTTCCTGGTACGGCTGGCTTTATCACCTCACGGATAACGGTCAGGAGCGGCGCTATCCCTGGGACAGGTGGGGAAGTAAAGCGCTTCTCCGCGTATGCCGGATGCTTCAGCCGCAGGTGGTAGTGGCTACCTTCCCCACGCCAGGGCGGGTAGCGGGGGAGATGCGCCTCTGCGGGGAACTAGAGGTGCCTGTGGTGATGGTCATCACGGATCATACCGCTCATGCCGAGTGGGTACACCCGGGAGTGGATCTTTACCTAGTGGCCGATGAGAAGGTGGCGGGGCTGCTGGAGCGGCGGGGAGTAGGGAGGCAGCGGATCGCCGTCACCGGGATTCCGATCGATCCTTCCTTCGGTACCCTTCCCTCTTACCTGCAGGCCCGGCGCCTCTGCGGCCTTCCCAAGGATGTACCGGTGGTGCTAATAAGCGGCGGGGGTTATGGCCGAACGGCCTTCCTGGAGGAGATCTGCTCCCTCTTGGCCTGTCCTCCTTTCCCCCTACTAGTGGTAGTAGCGGCCGGCAAGGACGAGGAGTGGCGGAGGAAGCTAGAGCGCCGGTTCGGTCACCTGTCTCACTTCCGGATCCTGGGTTTTGTGGAAAATATGGCGCTTTTCATGCGCGCGGCGGACTGCCTGGTGGGCAAAGCCGGCGCCTTGACCCTGGCGGAGGCGGCGGCTGCTGGCTTACCGGTCATTGTGTACCGCGCTTTGCCCGGGCAGGAGGAAGCCAATCTGGCCTACTACCTGGAGGCAGGAAGCGCCGTGCGCTTGACTTCCCCCGTACTCTTTTTTTCCCTGCTGGAGGAGGTTCTCTGGGGGAGGAAAGGGAGGGCCATGCGCGAGGCGGCCCGGAAAGTTGCCTGCCCGGAAGCAGCCTTGCTGGGGGCCAAACTCATAGCCGAACAGGTGGAGTCCCGGTCTGGTTTCTGCTGCGGGATGAGGACGGATGGCGGTAATTAAGAAAGGTCCAGAAAAAGGCGGCAAGGTAGCCCTCACCTTCGACGACGGGCCGGACCCGCTTTATACTCCTCTTCTGCTCGAGTGCCTAGCTCGTTTCCAGGCGAGAGCCACTTTTTTCGTCCTCGCGAGCAAGGCGGAGCGCCATCCGGAGTTGATAAAAGCCATGGTTCGGGAGGGGCACGAAGTGGGTAGCCACGGCATAAGGCACTTTCCCGTCTTTCTCCGTAGCTACCGGGGGGCACAGAGGGAAATAAGCCGGTCGGTTAGTCTTATTTCCGCGTTGGCCGGAAAACCTTTACGCTTTTACCGTCCCCCCTGGGGGCGCTTTAACGGACGGACGCTCCAGGCCTCGCAGGAGCTGGGGGTGGATATCGTCCTGTGGTCGCTTGACAGCGCCGACTGGCTGTGGGGGATAAATCCGGAAGTAGTGATTCGCCGCCTCCGGCGGGCTTCGGCGGGGGACATAATCCTTTGCCACGATGGAAGCTTTGTTCCTCACCGCCCCCGGGTCATCTTAAAGGCTTTGCCGGAGGTCCTGGCGTGGTTTGCTGGGCAGGGGCTTAGAGCAGTTACTTTAAGTGAAATGCTGGAGGGGAGATGAAATGTTACGCTACTGGTTTCTGGCCCACAAGCTTATACTGGCCCCGCTGGCCGCCTGCTGGGTAACGCAGGGCATAAAGAGCTTTCTCGCCTGGCGGCGCGAGCGCCGCTGGAGCTGGGAATGGCTTTACGCCGACGGGGGGATGCCCAGCGCCCATAGTGCCATGGTCTCGGCCTTGGCCGTGGCCGTGGGGCTCTGCCTGGGGTTCGATTCGGCCGAGTTTGCCATGGCCTTGGTTTTTGCCCTCATCGTTTGGCACGACGCCATGGGGGTGCGCCGGCTGGCGGGTAGGCATTCTCGGCTCTTGCGCGAACTCGTTGAAAAAGAAAAAATAGGGCAGATGAAAGAGGAACTCCCCAGAAGCCCGGTGGGGCACACTCCCCAGGAAGTT
It encodes:
- a CDS encoding ISLre2-like element ISAmde2 family transposase, coding for MQIIKQIWEKFQRVAELTLKVLEEGIDLLSFEEKLWQELKSLGKEILREVLEAKDAYLREHREKRPGWQVERRNDPKEVLTLFGLVSYKRTYYRHKETGERAYLIDRLVGYGPHTRVDPLVKAQVLEEAVELSYRKSGERAGKGNPEVVLSGEAVKKVVHNFTPAELPEPPKEKRRVKILYVEADEDHVAGQDKKSHLPRLVYIHEGKEEVGKGRYKLKRPYYLGGLYPDTDELWLDVLTYIEEHYELHDIERIYLCGDGDRWIKRGLEFLPKSVFVLDLFHLDKYLVAALGKDKEAYGEIWAALRRGDRVGVEKVLKGATRQAETPGRRKAVRDCRRYINQNWEGITAYRLYPEAQLGVSAEAHVSHLYSARLSSRPMAWSACGVDRMTRLRVAKANGVSLREQYVARWREGLKALEIDKAAIEEERQRLRKVSGEVFDNLPALRGPATSLTRALKALSRNIDLLW
- a CDS encoding divergent PAP2 family protein, producing MLRYWFLAHKLILAPLAACWVTQGIKSFLAWRRERRWSWEWLYADGGMPSAHSAMVSALAVAVGLCLGFDSAEFAMALVFALIVWHDAMGVRRLAGRHSRLLRELVEKEKIGQMKEELPRSPVGHTPQEVLVGAFIGAMVAFLLLGHGYFVWHLAKRWGAAVFHSRAAF
- the wtpA gene encoding tungstate ABC transporter substrate-binding protein WtpA produces the protein MFRRKWLTGIITFLFLLSCFLAGCGAKPQTQGSTSTKELTGKVIIFHAGSLTEPLKKMAEEFEAKHPGVKIELEASGSRAAAKKITELHKPCDILASADYEVIEELLRPNYIDNNILFARNELVIAYTSKSKYASEINSSNWYQILLRPGVNYGRSDENADPCGYRTLMCWQLAAKYYRDPGLYEKLNRGCPLRNIRPKAVELLAMLESGALDYAFEYKSVAEQHKLRYVTLPPQINLGDIKYADFYKQATVQVKGSEPGKTVTYKGTPIVYGVTLLKDAPNKEAAVAFLKYMLAKDGGLRILQEMGQPVLDPPLYLGTLPPELAGVAQPAQMNK
- a CDS encoding response regulator transcription factor translates to MVTREGAATVLVVEDDRNIAELVSLYLEKHGFKVLKAASGAEALEILKNETVDLVVLDLMLPGIDGWEVCRQIRSNSQLPVIMLTAKGELQDKLQGFELGADDYVVKPFDPQELIARVKAVLRRAGETKPRRVDLPDLTIDLESYVVEVAGRKVELTKRETELLYFLASHPGRVFTREFLLQRVWGFEFPGNTRTVDVHVNRLREKLDGLPKSWHIKTVWGVGYKLVVGEDAPHIR
- a CDS encoding ABC transporter permease yields the protein MFFLLYPLLHAFWVTNPSILIQTCRDREVIASLITSFKTAAAATAIATVTGVPFAYLLARREFKGKKLVEGLIDLPVVIPHTVAGIVLLMATSPYTWLGSLLKRAGLDFVGTYTGITIAMLFVSFPFLINAARDAFAGVPVRLEFVARTLGAGPLAVFFTVTLPLAWRGILTGMILTWARAVSEFGAVIILAYHPRTAPVLIYERFETYGLAYAQPIAILLLLVSLSVFVLARLVAGGKSSRAGSQQPGS
- a CDS encoding polysaccharide deacetylase family protein, translating into MAVIKKGPEKGGKVALTFDDGPDPLYTPLLLECLARFQARATFFVLASKAERHPELIKAMVREGHEVGSHGIRHFPVFLRSYRGAQREISRSVSLISALAGKPLRFYRPPWGRFNGRTLQASQELGVDIVLWSLDSADWLWGINPEVVIRRLRRASAGDIILCHDGSFVPHRPRVILKALPEVLAWFAGQGLRAVTLSEMLEGR
- a CDS encoding MGDG synthase family glycosyltransferase: MARVLFLTAEYGAGHLRAAEALQKALRQIRPSWQSMVLNFVREVNPWFDRFSQRFYLAFIRKVPSWYGWLYHLTDNGQERRYPWDRWGSKALLRVCRMLQPQVVVATFPTPGRVAGEMRLCGELEVPVVMVITDHTAHAEWVHPGVDLYLVADEKVAGLLERRGVGRQRIAVTGIPIDPSFGTLPSYLQARRLCGLPKDVPVVLISGGGYGRTAFLEEICSLLACPPFPLLVVVAAGKDEEWRRKLERRFGHLSHFRILGFVENMALFMRAADCLVGKAGALTLAEAAAAGLPVIVYRALPGQEEANLAYYLEAGSAVRLTSPVLFFSLLEEVLWGRKGRAMREAARKVACPEAALLGAKLIAEQVESRSGFCCGMRTDGGN
- a CDS encoding sensor histidine kinase gives rise to the protein MRRIFVKVLVFGLGIALINTLVLSLVLSSLFTRYFYRNYSSLLLEALKEGKGFAEKYERGEIKRPAFERALVLIDRLEGVHFCFFDAQGRTLFATAPQLDVVPTQDMLAKLNKELGSREFCSTFFTDPRDPSLDIMMGATRVSDKVLLAFFPVADVREPVRESIMLVWLAAAGAFLISIVPAYLISRHFTRPLEEMGQLALRMGKGDFSVRFHTARQDEIGQLARTLDAMAAQLEAIDRERQEFLAYVSHELRTPLTSIRGFVQGMLDGTIPPEKQQSYLARVFSETERLRRLVDDLLMLVRLRSGQFTFNWQGTDLRRVLTTVEEVMSPLALEKGVQLEFRTQGELPVYADEGRLVQVFMNLVDNAIKFSPPGGRVLVEAEKTDGLLRVQVTDEGPGIPPEELPRIFDSFYSGTARSRSELGTGLGLAISRLIVEKHGGHISVRNRPEGGCTFTVLLPAGGRGGEP
- a CDS encoding ABC transporter ATP-binding protein, encoding MLEVSNLEVRLSSFTLREISFTVGKGEFFLILGPSGAGKTVLLETLAGIYYPRQGKILLEEKDITFVPPEKRPISIVYQDYALFPHLTVEENIRYALHFRQQKAGLSWRKLVDFLGIGHLLPRYPDTLSGGEKQRVALARALAASPRLLLLDEPLSALDPSLRGEVGRELKRLNRELGLTVIMVTHDFSEVFSYGERVAVLFGGRLAQLGTPGEVFRRPASLEVAKFVGMENLIPLEREEGSWFLLGRHVNPAQNYPEGKLFAGVRPEDVRVSRLPLSLPYSWEGEVESLVNTGGIFKVEVKVGATRLTAYLTGHQIMEEGLRVGERVYVGFAAEYLCLLKA